The window GTAACATTTTCCACAAACTCCCTTATTAAATGGTATTCTAACACATGCAACTTTACCTTGAAATGGACCTAAAACTAAATTTTTGCTTTCAAAATCAACTAAATAAAATCCTACCCAATTAGTATCTGGTAAATATTCTTTAAATAATGCTGATAAATTCGCTAGATTTGCATATAAATTATTTTCGTCATTTATTAAAGATTTAGCTTGAGCGATTATAATATTTTTTTTCATAATTTCATATACACTCCTAAAAATATTTTTAATAATTATCACATAAAAATAAAAAAATTAAAAGTAATTAATATTCCATATTATAGATAAAAATAAGTATATATGATAAAATTAAAACAAATAAACTTATTGGAGCGTGTATGTTAAAAGAAAGAGCTGATGTTCTTTGTGTAAGTCAAGGATTATTTGATTCTAGAGAAAAAGCAAAAAGAGCAATAATGGCAGGAATAATTTTTTATGATTCTAATCGTGTCGACAAACCTGGTGAAAAAATAGATGTTAATGTTAATTTGAGAATAAAAGGAAAAACTTTACCTTATGTTAGTAGGGGAGGTTTAAAATTAGAAAAAGCAATAAAATATTTTAATTTTAATGTTGCTGATAAAGTTATGTTGGATATTGGTGCTTCTACTGGTGGTTTTACTGATTGTGCATTGCAAAACGGGGCGTCTTATGTGTATGCACTAGATGTGGGTACAAATCAGTTATCATGGAAATTAAGGTCTGATAGTAGGGTTTCTGTAATGGAAAAAACTAATTTTAGATATTGCACCAAAGATAATTTTTCAAAACCGATTGAGCGAGTTTCTATTGATGTATCTTTTATATCGTTAAATTTAATATTACCTACTCTTGCAGAAATAATTGAAATTTCTGGAGAAGTTTGTACTCTTATAAAACCTCAGTTTGAAGCTGGGAAAGACAAGGTAGGAAAGGGTGGAATAGTTAGAGATAAACTTGTTCATCAAGAAGTAGTTGAAAATATATTTTATTTATCTAATAATCTAGGATTTAGTGTTAAGGAATTAACTTATTCACCGATTACAGGTGGAGATGGAAATATTGAATATTTAATGATTTTAAAATATACACCTGATAATGTAATTAATAAGGATATAAATATAAAAAAAATAGTAGAAGAAGCAAATAGACAATTTAAGTAAGGAGCATTAATTAATGTTATTACAATTAAATATAAAACAATTCGGAATTATTGAAGAGGTTAGTATTGATTTTAATAATGGTTTTACAGTATTAACTGGTGAAACTGGTGCAGGGAAATCTATGATTTTATCTGCCATATCGCAATTATCAGGGCAAAGAACCTCAATTAATTATATAAGACATGGTGAAGAAAAGTCTACTATTGAAGGAGTTTTTGATTTTCCTGAAAATGAGGAATTAAATGATATTTTTTCTTCTTTGGATATTGAACTTGATGATTTGATTATAATAAAAAGGGATATATTTTCTAATGGGAAAAGTATTTGTCGGATAAACAATACGGTAGTTAATTTATCTACTTTGAAAAAAATATCTTCTTTTTTAATAGATATTCATGAACAGCACGACAATCAAACTTTGTTATTAGAAAAAAAACATTTATTTTTAATAGATTCTTATGGTAAAAAAATTTTAAGTCCCTTTATAGAAAATTATAAAAATAATTATTTTGAATATAGGAAACTGTACAAAAAAATAGAAGAATTGGAAGAAGATAGTAGTGAAATATCCAAAAAAATAGATTTTACTAAATACCAAATTAATGAAATAGAAGCAATAAATTTGCAGAAAAATGAAGTAGAAAATCTTAAATCAGAGATAGACTACTTATCTAATTATGAAAAAATAAATTCATTAATTTTAGGAATAAATCAAAATTTGAATACTGAAGGCGGAGTTCTTGAAAAAACATATAATATCAAAACTTTATTAGAGAAATTGTCAAGGCATAATGGAGATTTCTCTTCTAAATATCAAGAAATAAATGATTTTTACTACATTTTAGAAGACCTTAAGTATGATTTATCAAGGTTTAATGATAATTTAGATTATGACGAGGCAAGACTAAATGAAATGGGAAATCGTCTTTTAACCATAAAATCACTTGAAAAGAAATATATGAAAAATGCAGATGAACTTTTGCTATATAAAGATGAATTAAAAAACGAATTATTTTACTTAGAAAATTATAGTTCTAATTTAGATGAATTAAAATTAAAATTACATACTTTAGAGAAAAATCTTTTAGATAGTGCCAAGTTACTATCAGATAATAGAAAAAAAATTGCTGAAATATTAGAAAAGAAAATCCAATCAGAACTTAAATTTTTATGTATGGAAAAAAGTACTATTAAAATAGATTTTAAATATAAAGATTTTTCTGCAGATGGGATAGATGATTTGAAAATTTTAATCAGCGCTAACTTAGGAGAACCTTTGAAATCACTATCTAAAGTTGCTTCTGGAGGAGAACTTTCAAGAATTATGCTGGCATTAAAAATTATTTTTTCTGATAATATTAAAGGACTATCAATAATATTTGATGAAATTGATACCGGCGTTAGCGGTAAGGTTTCGCAAAGAATGGCAGAAAAAATTTATCAATTATCTCAAAAAAATCAAATTTTATCTATATCACACTTACCTCAAACTACGGCTTTATCTGATTATAACTTATATATAGAGAAATCTATAATTGATAATCGTACGATTTCTAAGGTTAAATATTTAGATGAGGAAGAAAAGGTTAATGAAATATCTAGAATGATTTCAGGTAACAATACAACGAAATTATCTAAAGAACATGCAATAGAGATGATTAAGATTTCAGAAAAAATAAAAAAAGAAATTGCAGGTAGTGTGGCAAATGATATCTAAAGAGGGAAAAATAATCAAAGCTATGAGTGGGTTTTATTATGTTTTGTCTGATGATGAAATAATTACTTGTAGAGCAAGAGGAAATTTTAGAAATAAGGATATAGAACCCTTGGTAGGAGATTATGTAACAATAAAAATAGAAGAAGATTCTCTTGGATATATTATAGATATAAAAGATAGAAAAAATGAGCTGCTTAGACCTAAAGTATCTAATATAGATTATGGAATTATAACCGTATCAGTTAAAGAACCTGATTTTTCAAGCAAATTACTTGATAAGATGATTATTTTAAATGAATATAGTAATATTAAAACAATTATAATTTTCACGAAATTAGATAAGTTAAATGAAATTGAATTTAAGAATTTTACTAACATAATAAATTATTATAAAAAAATAGGTTATATCATTTTTTCTAATAAAGATGAGGATATAAGAGATTTAAAAAATAAAATAAAAGATAAATTTGTATCTATTTCAGGGCAATCTGGTTCTGGCAAATCAACTTTTATTAATAAATTATCCAATAATAAACTTGAACTTAAAACTTCAGAAATATCTAAACATCTAGGTAGGGGAAAACACACTACTAGACATATAGAATTTCATAAAATAGATAATTTTTATATTGCAGACACCCCAGGTTTTTCTTCTTTAGATATAAACTTTATTGAAAAAGAAGAATTAAAATATTTATTTTCAGATTTTTATAATATAGAATGTAAATTTAAAACTTGTAACCATATTGACGAACCTAATTGCAATATAAAAAATAATTTAGAAGATGATTATTTTAAAGAAAGATACAATAATTATAAGATGTTTTTTGAAGAAATTAAAGAAATAAAAAGGAGATAATAATGAAAAAAATATTACCATCACTACTAGCGGCTGATTTTTCAAATTTAGAAAAAGATATTAGGGAAATGGAAGATATTGGAATAGATATGTTTCATTTAGATGTTATGGATGGGCATTTTGTTCCTAATATTTCATTTGGTTTTCCAGTTATAGAATCAATCAGAAAAACTACAAATAAAACTTTAGATGTACATTTAATGGTTGCCAACCCCGATATATATTTAGAAGAATTTTGTAATATAGGTTCTGATATGGTTTCTTTTCATATAGAAGCAACAAATCATGCAGATAGACTAATCGATGTTATAAAAAATAAAGGAAAAAAAGCAGGAATAGTATTAAACCCTCAAACACCTATATCAACTATTAAACATATTCTTCACAAAGTAGATTATGTCTTGTTAATGACTGTTAATCCAGGTTTTGGTGGACAAAAATTTATTGAAGGAATGCTAGAAAAAATCGAAGAATTGGATAAGATAAGAAAAGACAAGAAATATAATTTTTTAATACAAGTCGATGGGGGAATAAATATAGTAACCTCTAAATTGTGTCGAGATAGGGGGGCAGATTTAATAGTATGTGGTTCATTTTTATTTAATTCTAGCAATAAAGAAGAAACACTGAGCCAATTATTAAAATAATATTATGAATATGAATGAAATATTAGAAATAAATGTCATGCTAGGTGGATTAAAACCTACTTTTTTACATAAAAAAAATATTTGGGTAGGAGTAGATTCAGGTGCTGAATTTTTAATAGATAATAATATACAACCAATTTTAATCTGTGGAGATTTAGATTCTTTTGATTATGCTACCTATAAAAAAATATTAAAAAATACTAGAATTATAAAAAAAGAAAATCAAGATTTAACAGATGCAGAGTTTTCCTTGGATGTTATAATAAAAAATTTTTCTAATGTAAAAAAAATAAATATTTTCGGGGCAACAGGCAAGAGATTAGACCATTTTTTTGGTAATATCTTATTGCTTAACAACTTAAAATACGAACATTTAGAAATTACACTTTATGATAATAATAATATTATTTTTGTTTCAAAATTAGGTGTTAATAAATTAACAAACAATAAAGAGTACAAGTATATATCTTTTGTACCTATTTTTGAAAATACTGTAATAAGTATACATAATGCAAAATATAGCGTTGAAAATTTTAAACTGACATTAGATAGGGCAAATGCTACAAGTAATGAATTTTTTGAAGATAGTAATATAATTTTAAATACAAATAAAAAATGTTTAATAATATATTCAAAGGATTAATTTAGGGAGATGATAAAGTTATGAGTATTTTTTACTTAATATTATGGTCTATACTAGCAGGATTTATAGGTTCTTTAGTGGGACTTGGGGGAGGATTAATAGTAACTCCTGTACTCACAATATTTTTTGGAGTAGATATAAAATATGCAATAGGAGCTAGCATTATTGCCGTAATTGCAACAAGCAGTGGTTCTGCAATAGCCTTTGTTAAAGACGGAATTTCTAATATAAAAATAGGATTGTTTTTAGAAATTTTTAC of the Gemella sp. zg-570 genome contains:
- a CDS encoding GAF domain-containing protein; translated protein: MKKNIIIAQAKSLINDENNLYANLANLSALFKEYLPDTNWVGFYLVDFESKNLVLGPFQGKVACVRIPFNKGVCGKCYTDKKTIYVENVHEFPGHIACDSASNSELVIPILDKDKVVALLDIDSVKFNRFSEEEINSWTNIVEEIFKDFKIKK
- a CDS encoding TlyA family RNA methyltransferase translates to MLKERADVLCVSQGLFDSREKAKRAIMAGIIFYDSNRVDKPGEKIDVNVNLRIKGKTLPYVSRGGLKLEKAIKYFNFNVADKVMLDIGASTGGFTDCALQNGASYVYALDVGTNQLSWKLRSDSRVSVMEKTNFRYCTKDNFSKPIERVSIDVSFISLNLILPTLAEIIEISGEVCTLIKPQFEAGKDKVGKGGIVRDKLVHQEVVENIFYLSNNLGFSVKELTYSPITGGDGNIEYLMILKYTPDNVINKDINIKKIVEEANRQFK
- the recN gene encoding DNA repair protein RecN yields the protein MLLQLNIKQFGIIEEVSIDFNNGFTVLTGETGAGKSMILSAISQLSGQRTSINYIRHGEEKSTIEGVFDFPENEELNDIFSSLDIELDDLIIIKRDIFSNGKSICRINNTVVNLSTLKKISSFLIDIHEQHDNQTLLLEKKHLFLIDSYGKKILSPFIENYKNNYFEYRKLYKKIEELEEDSSEISKKIDFTKYQINEIEAINLQKNEVENLKSEIDYLSNYEKINSLILGINQNLNTEGGVLEKTYNIKTLLEKLSRHNGDFSSKYQEINDFYYILEDLKYDLSRFNDNLDYDEARLNEMGNRLLTIKSLEKKYMKNADELLLYKDELKNELFYLENYSSNLDELKLKLHTLEKNLLDSAKLLSDNRKKIAEILEKKIQSELKFLCMEKSTIKIDFKYKDFSADGIDDLKILISANLGEPLKSLSKVASGGELSRIMLALKIIFSDNIKGLSIIFDEIDTGVSGKVSQRMAEKIYQLSQKNQILSISHLPQTTALSDYNLYIEKSIIDNRTISKVKYLDEEEKVNEISRMISGNNTTKLSKEHAIEMIKISEKIKKEIAGSVANDI
- the rsgA gene encoding ribosome small subunit-dependent GTPase A; amino-acid sequence: MISKEGKIIKAMSGFYYVLSDDEIITCRARGNFRNKDIEPLVGDYVTIKIEEDSLGYIIDIKDRKNELLRPKVSNIDYGIITVSVKEPDFSSKLLDKMIILNEYSNIKTIIIFTKLDKLNEIEFKNFTNIINYYKKIGYIIFSNKDEDIRDLKNKIKDKFVSISGQSGSGKSTFINKLSNNKLELKTSEISKHLGRGKHTTRHIEFHKIDNFYIADTPGFSSLDINFIEKEELKYLFSDFYNIECKFKTCNHIDEPNCNIKNNLEDDYFKERYNNYKMFFEEIKEIKRR
- the rpe gene encoding ribulose-phosphate 3-epimerase, coding for MKKILPSLLAADFSNLEKDIREMEDIGIDMFHLDVMDGHFVPNISFGFPVIESIRKTTNKTLDVHLMVANPDIYLEEFCNIGSDMVSFHIEATNHADRLIDVIKNKGKKAGIVLNPQTPISTIKHILHKVDYVLLMTVNPGFGGQKFIEGMLEKIEELDKIRKDKKYNFLIQVDGGINIVTSKLCRDRGADLIVCGSFLFNSSNKEETLSQLLK
- a CDS encoding thiamine diphosphokinase, producing MNMNEILEINVMLGGLKPTFLHKKNIWVGVDSGAEFLIDNNIQPILICGDLDSFDYATYKKILKNTRIIKKENQDLTDAEFSLDVIIKNFSNVKKINIFGATGKRLDHFFGNILLLNNLKYEHLEITLYDNNNIIFVSKLGVNKLTNNKEYKYISFVPIFENTVISIHNAKYSVENFKLTLDRANATSNEFFEDSNIILNTNKKCLIIYSKD